One window of the Candidatus Zixiibacteriota bacterium genome contains the following:
- the tdh gene encoding threonine 3-dehydrogenase, NAD(P)-binding (Evidence 2a : Function from experimental evidences in other organisms; PubMedId : 2007567, 2647748; Product type e : enzyme), which produces MSNKMLAAMKTKPSAGAELAEIDIPKPKPDEVLIKIKAASICGTDKHIYTWDKWSQGRIKPPMVFGHECCGEVVEVGAYVKGIKVGDYISAETHVPCGHCFQCRTGDMHVCRNVSILGVDRHGIFAQYAVIPEICCWKNDPSLPVEIASIQEPFGNATYTVMESNVGAKKIAVIGDGPIAAFACGIARAVGAARIYNLGMIEFNLDICRRMGADISINVTREKNYRERILDETDGGVDVVLDMAGNKAAVHDGFAILRRMGTFTAFGIAPAPFEFDMAESVVFKGAKIIGISGRKMFETWYQLRNLLDSGKVDPRPVITHRFPFKDFIKAMDMASSTEVPSSKIVLLME; this is translated from the coding sequence ATGTCAAATAAAATGCTGGCGGCGATGAAGACGAAACCTTCCGCCGGTGCCGAACTCGCGGAAATTGATATCCCCAAGCCAAAGCCGGATGAAGTCTTAATCAAGATCAAAGCGGCTTCGATTTGCGGAACCGACAAACATATTTACACCTGGGATAAGTGGTCTCAAGGGAGAATCAAACCGCCGATGGTGTTCGGGCATGAATGCTGCGGCGAAGTGGTCGAAGTCGGCGCGTACGTTAAAGGCATCAAAGTCGGTGATTATATCTCGGCCGAAACCCATGTCCCTTGCGGCCATTGCTTCCAGTGCCGGACCGGGGACATGCATGTTTGCCGCAACGTCTCCATACTCGGGGTTGACCGACACGGCATCTTTGCTCAGTATGCCGTCATCCCGGAAATCTGCTGCTGGAAAAATGATCCGTCCCTGCCGGTTGAAATCGCCTCGATTCAGGAGCCGTTCGGCAACGCCACCTACACGGTGATGGAAAGTAATGTCGGCGCCAAAAAAATTGCCGTTATCGGTGACGGTCCGATTGCGGCTTTTGCCTGCGGCATCGCCCGTGCGGTGGGGGCGGCCCGAATATACAATCTCGGCATGATCGAGTTCAATCTTGATATCTGCCGCAGAATGGGCGCGGACATAAGCATCAATGTCACCCGTGAAAAAAACTATCGGGAAAGAATCCTCGATGAAACCGACGGCGGCGTCGATGTGGTTCTCGACATGGCCGGCAATAAGGCGGCCGTGCATGACGGTTTCGCCATTCTGAGAAGAATGGGAACTTTCACGGCCTTCGGCATCGCTCCGGCTCCGTTTGAATTCGATATGGCCGAAAGCGTGGTCTTCAAGGGCGCCAAAATAATCGGCATCAGTGGCCGCAAGATGTTCGAGACCTGGTATCAATTGCGCAATCTGCTTGATTCGGGAAAAGTCGATCCGCGGCCGGTCATCACTCATCGCTTTCCTTTCAAGGACTTTATCAAAGCGATGGATATGGCGTCTTCAACCGAAGTTCCATCATCAAAAATCGTACTATTAATGGAATAA
- the pfkA gene encoding 6-phosphofructokinase 2: MATRMKLGVLTGGGDCPGLNAVLRAVVKTAINDYDMEVVGFLDGYEGLVENRYRKLASNDVSGILTLGGTILGTSNRADPFHFPVLQNDEYIYLDRSTQALQNFERLGLDALIAIGGDGTMAASNGMAQKGLNVVGVPKTIDNDLFGTDQTFGFDSAVATAADAIDKIHSTAQAHHRVMIVEVMGRYSGWLALASGIASGGDIVLVPELPYQIDVICDKIRTRNREGRNFSIIVIGEGAKAEGGDMVVKRIIANSPDKVRLGGISNQLAAQIEGITTLETRVTILGHLLRGGGPTAFDRILASRFGTAAVHLAHKKKFGAMVGLHGNEIGHVPIADVAGRNRKIEPDSSLLQTALSLGTCMGVESIDILKGQPLAT; this comes from the coding sequence ATGGCGACAAGGATGAAACTGGGAGTATTAACCGGGGGCGGCGATTGCCCCGGTCTGAATGCGGTCCTGAGAGCGGTTGTCAAAACCGCCATTAATGACTATGACATGGAAGTGGTCGGATTCCTTGACGGCTACGAAGGGCTCGTTGAAAATCGTTACCGCAAACTGGCCTCGAACGATGTCTCGGGAATTCTCACTCTGGGCGGGACCATACTGGGGACCTCCAACCGGGCCGATCCTTTCCATTTCCCGGTTCTGCAAAACGACGAATATATTTATCTGGATCGCTCGACGCAGGCCCTGCAGAATTTCGAGCGGTTGGGGCTCGATGCCCTGATCGCCATTGGGGGGGACGGCACCATGGCGGCTTCAAACGGCATGGCCCAGAAAGGCCTTAATGTCGTCGGTGTTCCCAAAACGATTGACAATGATTTATTCGGGACCGATCAGACTTTCGGTTTCGACTCGGCGGTAGCGACCGCGGCCGATGCTATCGACAAAATTCACAGCACCGCCCAGGCTCATCACAGAGTGATGATTGTCGAGGTGATGGGCCGTTATTCCGGCTGGCTGGCGCTGGCCTCGGGAATCGCCAGCGGCGGCGATATCGTGCTGGTTCCGGAATTGCCGTATCAGATCGATGTCATCTGCGATAAAATTCGAACGAGAAATCGCGAAGGAAGGAATTTCAGTATCATCGTTATCGGTGAGGGGGCGAAAGCCGAAGGGGGTGATATGGTGGTCAAACGGATAATCGCCAACAGCCCGGACAAGGTTCGGCTGGGCGGAATCTCTAACCAGTTGGCGGCCCAAATCGAGGGGATAACGACTCTCGAGACGCGCGTCACCATTCTCGGTCATCTCCTGCGCGGCGGCGGCCCGACCGCCTTTGATCGGATTCTCGCCAGCCGTTTCGGTACGGCGGCCGTGCATCTTGCCCATAAAAAGAAATTTGGCGCAATGGTCGGTCTCCATGGTAATGAAATCGGACATGTGCCGATTGCCGATGTCGCCGGAAGAAATCGCAAAATTGAGCCCGATTCCTCGCTTCTCCAGACGGCTCTTTCACTCGGGACATGCATGGGTGTGGAATCTATCGACATCTTAAAGGGTCAGCCGCTCGCAACCTGA
- the pckA gene encoding Phosphoenolpyruvate carboxykinase (ATP): MSEKNLDMYGLTNTGTVAWNLSTPALYEESVRNREGFISHLGPLVVRTGHYTGRAAKDKFIVREPGSENKIWWSGGNQPLEKEKFNALYYRILAYLQGKQLYVQDCYAGASPKYRLPVRIINETAWHNLFARNMFIRILDKEKLRSFQPEFTVFHIPNFHAVPELDGTKSEAFIILNFEKKMVLIGGTHYAGEIKKSIFTVKNYLLPQKDVLSMHCSANMGKSGDTAIFFGLSGTGKTTLSTDPDRKMIGDDEHGWSEEGIFNFEGGCYAKVIRLSPEGEPEIYECTRKFGTILENVAIDNETRRVDLDDDSLAENTRAAYPITHLKNIVPDGMGGHPQNIILLTADAFGVLPPVARLTPDLAEKYFLIGYTAKIAGTEEGVTEPKATFSPCFGAPFMALDPAVYAHLLSEKIKKYKVNCWLVNTGWINGPYGTGERISIQYTRSIIRGILDGHLGKVSYKKDSRFGFEVPEQCPDVPAYVLDPAQGWSNRDDYKIQADKLAASFEKTYLGFRKKENPETADVPGRK; encoded by the coding sequence ATGTCCGAAAAGAACCTCGACATGTATGGCCTGACCAATACCGGAACGGTTGCCTGGAACCTCTCTACGCCCGCGCTCTATGAAGAATCCGTCCGCAACAGAGAAGGATTTATTTCTCATCTGGGACCGTTGGTTGTCCGGACCGGCCACTATACCGGCCGTGCCGCCAAGGATAAATTTATCGTCAGGGAACCGGGTTCGGAAAATAAAATCTGGTGGAGCGGCGGAAATCAGCCGCTGGAAAAAGAAAAATTCAACGCCCTTTATTATAGAATCCTGGCCTACCTTCAAGGAAAACAACTCTACGTTCAGGATTGCTATGCCGGGGCTTCCCCCAAATATCGCCTGCCGGTGCGCATAATTAACGAGACCGCCTGGCACAATCTCTTCGCCCGCAATATGTTCATTCGGATACTGGACAAGGAAAAACTGCGCTCTTTCCAGCCGGAATTTACCGTATTTCATATCCCCAATTTTCACGCCGTGCCGGAACTGGATGGCACCAAATCGGAAGCCTTCATCATTTTGAATTTCGAGAAAAAAATGGTTCTTATCGGCGGTACCCATTACGCCGGGGAAATCAAGAAATCAATCTTCACGGTCAAAAATTATTTGCTTCCTCAAAAGGATGTTTTATCCATGCATTGCTCCGCCAATATGGGGAAAAGCGGCGATACCGCCATTTTCTTCGGTCTTTCCGGAACGGGGAAAACCACGCTTTCGACCGACCCGGATAGAAAGATGATCGGCGATGACGAGCATGGCTGGAGCGAAGAGGGGATATTCAATTTTGAAGGCGGATGTTACGCCAAAGTGATTAGATTGTCGCCCGAAGGCGAACCGGAAATCTATGAATGCACACGCAAGTTCGGGACCATTCTGGAAAATGTCGCCATCGATAATGAAACGCGGCGGGTCGATCTTGACGACGATTCACTGGCCGAAAATACCCGCGCCGCCTACCCCATCACTCATTTGAAAAATATCGTCCCGGACGGTATGGGCGGTCATCCCCAAAATATCATTTTACTTACCGCCGATGCTTTTGGCGTCCTGCCGCCGGTGGCACGTCTGACCCCGGATTTGGCCGAGAAATATTTCCTGATCGGCTATACGGCCAAGATTGCCGGAACCGAAGAAGGGGTCACCGAACCGAAGGCGACCTTCAGTCCCTGTTTCGGGGCTCCATTTATGGCGCTGGATCCGGCCGTATATGCCCATCTCCTTTCGGAGAAGATCAAAAAATATAAGGTCAACTGCTGGCTGGTAAATACCGGATGGATCAACGGTCCCTACGGCACTGGCGAAAGAATCAGTATTCAATATACCCGCTCTATAATTCGCGGTATTCTTGACGGCCACCTCGGCAAGGTTTCATACAAGAAAGACAGCCGTTTCGGTTTTGAGGTGCCGGAGCAGTGCCCGGATGTCCCGGCATATGTTCTCGACCCGGCGCAGGGCTGGTCCAACAGGGATGACTATAAGATTCAGGCCGACAAACTTGCCGCATCCTTTGAAAAAACGTATCTTGGATTCAGGAAAAAGGAAAACCCGGAGACGGCGGACGTTCCAGGAAGGAAATAA
- a CDS encoding Phosphorylase — protein MKVKQFLVLPNLPERIQRLRELAMNLWFSWNWNIVKLFIRIDSELWEKTYQNPIEMLAYLPQAKLEEVAQDEAFLANLDRVYADFQEYLKAKRWFETAFPQHKDCKVAYFSCEYGIDTGLPIYSGGLGILSGDHLKAASDLGVPLVAVGLLYRYGYFRQFLSADGWQQERYEENDWYHMPVTLEKDEKGNPIKFTIDFSGTPVYVQIWKVMVGIIPLYLLDTNIPDNSSKYREITSVLYSGDKDTRLRQEILLGIGGVKALKTLGIKPAVYHLNEGHSMFLLLERIRSLIESDHLTFQEAVQMVWPTTVFTSHTPVPAGNETFDPKLLEPYLKTYVESFGMTWEQFLSLGRVFPANENEPFCMTVAALKLSAFNNGVSKLHGKVTREMWHHLWPNLPSEEVPIKSITNGVHLRSWLSHDMVDLFDTYFGPKFTRQPAAFENWEMVQKIPDAELWRVHQRRRERLVFFGRKRLKSQLTRRGASSFDVKMAEEVLDPQVLTIGFARRFSSYKRAFLLFKDVNRLRKLIGNPQMPVQIVMAGKAHPLDNPGKEIIKHILQVASQDEFRRKIIFLEDYDINIARYLVQGVDVWLNNPRRPQEASGTSGMKAAINGAVNVSILDGWWCEGYSPETGFKIGNGEEYDNPEYQDMLENQFLFDVLEREVIPLFYERNGINLPYKWVTMMKNSIVMAGKQFSSLRMVKDYSNMFYVPAIQAHDKFVQNNYAPAKSVAHWVNDLSARWDKIDIENIETPSMDISPKVGDRIPVTMRVALGEISPDDVTVEVLAGNLNSLEQMSNCESVVAAKLDGDVHLPSGQYLYKTEVVCKESGRFGIAGRVMPRNENLIHNRIPKLIKWW, from the coding sequence ATGAAAGTAAAGCAATTTCTGGTTTTGCCGAATCTGCCGGAACGCATTCAAAGATTGCGCGAACTGGCGATGAATCTCTGGTTTTCATGGAATTGGAACATTGTCAAACTCTTTATCCGTATCGATTCCGAACTCTGGGAAAAGACATATCAAAATCCGATAGAAATGCTGGCCTATTTGCCGCAGGCCAAACTGGAGGAAGTTGCCCAGGACGAGGCCTTTCTCGCCAATCTGGACCGGGTCTATGCCGATTTCCAGGAATATCTGAAGGCCAAGCGGTGGTTCGAGACGGCTTTTCCCCAGCATAAGGATTGTAAAGTTGCTTATTTCTCCTGCGAATACGGCATCGATACCGGTCTGCCGATTTATTCCGGTGGGCTGGGGATTCTATCCGGGGACCATCTCAAAGCGGCCTCCGATCTGGGAGTTCCGCTGGTGGCGGTCGGGCTTTTGTACCGCTACGGCTATTTTCGACAATTTCTTTCCGCCGACGGCTGGCAGCAGGAACGCTATGAGGAAAATGACTGGTATCATATGCCGGTCACGCTGGAAAAGGATGAAAAGGGGAATCCCATTAAGTTTACGATCGATTTCTCGGGAACGCCGGTCTATGTGCAAATCTGGAAAGTAATGGTCGGCATCATTCCGCTGTACCTTCTTGACACCAACATTCCCGACAATTCCAGCAAGTACCGCGAAATTACTTCGGTTCTCTACAGCGGGGACAAGGATACTCGTCTACGGCAGGAAATTCTGCTCGGGATCGGCGGGGTGAAGGCCCTCAAGACTCTTGGCATTAAACCGGCTGTCTATCACTTGAATGAAGGACACTCGATGTTTCTCCTTCTGGAACGGATCCGCTCTTTGATCGAAAGCGATCATCTGACTTTTCAGGAGGCCGTCCAGATGGTCTGGCCGACCACGGTGTTTACATCGCATACGCCGGTGCCGGCCGGTAACGAGACATTCGACCCCAAACTTCTCGAGCCATATCTCAAGACCTATGTGGAATCGTTCGGCATGACCTGGGAGCAATTTCTTTCTCTGGGACGGGTTTTTCCCGCCAATGAAAACGAGCCGTTTTGCATGACCGTGGCGGCCCTCAAACTTTCCGCCTTCAATAACGGCGTGTCCAAATTGCACGGCAAAGTGACCCGGGAAATGTGGCACCACCTCTGGCCGAATTTACCCTCCGAAGAGGTGCCGATAAAGTCCATAACCAACGGCGTGCATCTCCGCTCCTGGCTGAGTCACGACATGGTCGATCTGTTTGACACTTACTTCGGGCCGAAATTCACCCGTCAACCGGCCGCTTTCGAGAACTGGGAGATGGTGCAGAAAATTCCCGACGCCGAATTGTGGCGCGTGCATCAGAGGCGGCGGGAACGGCTGGTCTTTTTCGGGCGGAAGCGGCTTAAAAGCCAGTTGACCCGCCGGGGCGCGTCGTCATTCGATGTCAAGATGGCCGAGGAAGTGCTGGATCCGCAGGTGCTGACAATCGGTTTTGCCCGGCGTTTTTCATCATACAAACGGGCCTTCCTGCTTTTCAAGGATGTCAATAGATTGAGGAAATTAATCGGCAATCCCCAGATGCCGGTGCAGATAGTTATGGCCGGAAAGGCGCATCCTCTTGACAACCCCGGCAAGGAAATCATCAAACATATATTGCAAGTGGCGTCGCAGGACGAGTTCCGCCGGAAAATTATTTTCCTCGAAGATTACGATATCAATATCGCCCGCTATCTCGTTCAGGGGGTCGATGTCTGGCTGAACAATCCCCGCCGCCCGCAGGAGGCCTCGGGAACCAGCGGCATGAAGGCGGCCATCAACGGCGCCGTCAATGTTTCAATACTCGACGGCTGGTGGTGCGAGGGATACAGCCCGGAAACCGGATTCAAAATCGGAAACGGCGAGGAGTATGATAATCCGGAATATCAGGATATGCTTGAAAACCAGTTCCTTTTCGATGTGCTGGAACGCGAGGTTATTCCGCTCTTTTATGAAAGAAACGGAATCAATCTTCCCTACAAATGGGTGACGATGATGAAAAACTCGATCGTCATGGCCGGGAAGCAATTCTCGTCGCTCCGGATGGTCAAGGATTACTCCAATATGTTTTATGTTCCCGCCATTCAGGCGCATGACAAATTCGTTCAGAATAATTATGCCCCGGCCAAATCGGTGGCTCATTGGGTCAACGACTTGAGCGCCCGATGGGATAAAATCGATATTGAAAATATCGAAACGCCCAGTATGGACATTTCCCCCAAGGTCGGTGATCGGATACCGGTAACGATGCGTGTGGCGCTCGGGGAAATTTCTCCCGATGATGTCACGGTTGAGGTTCTTGCCGGAAATCTCAATTCTCTCGAGCAGATGAGCAATTGCGAATCGGTCGTGGCGGCCAAACTCGATGGCGACGTTCATCTCCCGTCGGGGCAATATCTTTACAAGACCGAAGTGGTCTGCAAAGAATCGGGCCGATTCGGTATTGCCGGGCGGGTCATGCCGCGCAATGAAAATCTGATTCATAACCGTATCCCTAAACTTATCAAGTGGTGGTGA
- a CDS encoding putative Mitochondrial processing peptidase (Evidence 3 : Putative function from multiple computational evidences; Product type e : enzyme), translating to MRKILFFVFSIMVISVGLSAADWKYATLDNGLKVMILENHQVPLANISTTVKVGAKNETAYFDGATHLLEHLILFRGTEKMNGEEVGAAMKKHGAYFNGYTSQDWTDFVISLPSEFLDFALSIHSDMLFRSSFSAAAMDQERQAVMEEININEDNPGSKAYRSMVKVLFKGHPYEKNVLGTKGNIESIPRDSVYAYYKRYYAPNNMTLVIVGDVDADQALALVKKYFGDIPKGSNPVDQYSPPPAPKDVARQEIKKDIAQAYLMIGMIGPKADSPDQYACDLMSSMLGNGESSRLWKTLREQKGLVYSASFSFNTTKYEGPIYAFAVCDPDKLPEVESGIKEILNNAKTNGFTEEELRKAKNSILTSYYTSHERGLDIADNYAQYDSFISHGFIDKYPARIEQVTLAEVAAAARKYLNTDSYVLTTVVPK from the coding sequence ATGAGGAAAATATTATTCTTCGTCTTTTCGATTATGGTCATTTCTGTCGGCCTCTCTGCCGCTGATTGGAAATATGCCACCCTGGATAACGGTCTCAAGGTAATGATACTCGAGAATCACCAGGTACCGCTGGCCAATATTTCCACGACGGTGAAGGTCGGCGCTAAAAATGAAACCGCCTATTTCGACGGCGCCACGCATCTTCTGGAACATTTGATTCTCTTCCGGGGCACGGAGAAGATGAATGGCGAGGAAGTCGGAGCCGCCATGAAAAAGCACGGCGCCTATTTCAACGGATACACTTCTCAGGATTGGACCGATTTTGTCATTTCTCTTCCCAGTGAATTTCTCGATTTCGCATTGAGTATTCATTCCGATATGCTGTTCCGGTCCAGTTTCAGCGCCGCCGCCATGGATCAGGAACGTCAGGCCGTCATGGAAGAGATTAATATTAACGAAGACAACCCGGGGTCCAAAGCGTATCGCAGTATGGTCAAGGTCCTTTTCAAGGGGCATCCCTACGAGAAGAATGTTCTCGGCACCAAGGGAAATATCGAGAGCATTCCCCGTGATTCGGTTTATGCGTACTACAAGCGGTATTATGCGCCCAATAATATGACCCTGGTAATTGTCGGCGATGTCGATGCGGACCAGGCCCTGGCGCTGGTAAAAAAATATTTCGGCGATATTCCCAAAGGGAGCAATCCGGTGGATCAATATTCGCCGCCGCCGGCGCCGAAGGATGTCGCGCGGCAGGAAATAAAAAAGGATATTGCGCAGGCTTATTTGATGATAGGGATGATCGGCCCCAAGGCCGACAGCCCCGACCAGTATGCCTGCGATCTTATGTCCAGCATGCTGGGAAACGGCGAATCGAGCCGGCTTTGGAAAACGCTCCGGGAACAAAAGGGGTTGGTTTACTCGGCATCGTTCAGTTTCAATACGACCAAATATGAGGGGCCGATTTATGCTTTCGCGGTCTGCGATCCCGATAAATTACCGGAAGTGGAAAGCGGCATTAAGGAAATTTTGAATAACGCCAAAACCAACGGCTTTACCGAGGAGGAATTGCGCAAGGCCAAAAACTCCATCCTGACGTCGTACTACACCAGCCATGAACGGGGTCTGGATATCGCCGACAATTATGCTCAGTATGATTCTTTCATCAGTCACGGCTTCATCGACAAATATCCCGCCCGAATCGAGCAAGTAACTTTGGCCGAGGTGGCCGCCGCGGCCCGCAAATATCTCAATACCGATTCATATGTATTAACAACGGTGGTGCCGAAATGA
- a CDS encoding putative Mitochondrial processing peptidase (Evidence 3 : Putative function from multiple computational evidences; Product type e : enzyme): MKAKTIISIMTLFLLAFAGVLQAQKIELGPDGYGRGQLTNGITVLYNVDKSTSLTGGRILIAGGVMTETPADNGISNLMINMLLKGNDRMTASQITERLDFLGAQVATEDFRDYSAITFVCLSRNLPEVMDILGRCVTAPTFPDDELAKLKVQVAGDIKSDNDNQTTASSILFWKTLYGDNGYGLPVRGTESSIADITADMIRNYYKKYMGGNNIIIALATDLSPDETLPLLNNFASLPARAEAISAPQLTRQTAKEGFVSYDRNQSFIFMGYPLPHLDAHDVLLLAMINDAMGANVGSRLWALRQVEKLAYTVFSQYGLDRYDGIFRAAIGTDTSKVKTALASLNREFRKLYDGGISEDELTDSKVNIKNSLIYRIEAKENRAGQMAVNEYIGYGYKFVYDMMKGIPGVTVAEMNQFIKSHLNPDDLYLAIVGKK; encoded by the coding sequence ATGAAAGCAAAAACTATTATATCGATAATGACACTCTTCCTGCTGGCGTTTGCCGGCGTGCTTCAGGCGCAAAAGATTGAACTCGGTCCCGATGGGTACGGACGGGGCCAACTGACCAACGGCATTACAGTTCTTTATAATGTCGACAAGTCGACTTCTTTGACCGGGGGCCGTATTTTGATTGCCGGTGGGGTTATGACCGAAACGCCCGCCGATAACGGCATTTCCAACCTGATGATCAATATGCTTCTCAAAGGCAATGACCGTATGACCGCGTCGCAAATTACGGAGCGTCTCGATTTTCTCGGGGCCCAGGTAGCGACCGAGGATTTTCGCGATTATTCGGCCATCACCTTTGTCTGCCTTTCCCGAAATCTGCCCGAGGTCATGGATATACTGGGGCGGTGCGTGACAGCGCCGACTTTTCCCGATGACGAACTGGCCAAACTCAAAGTGCAGGTGGCAGGTGATATCAAGTCCGATAACGACAATCAGACGACCGCATCATCAATTCTTTTCTGGAAGACCCTTTATGGAGACAACGGTTACGGGCTTCCGGTGCGCGGAACCGAGAGCAGTATCGCGGATATCACGGCGGATATGATCCGCAATTACTATAAGAAGTATATGGGCGGCAATAATATTATTATCGCTCTGGCGACCGACCTTTCCCCCGATGAGACCCTTCCCCTGCTGAATAATTTCGCTTCTCTGCCGGCACGGGCCGAGGCGATCAGCGCTCCTCAACTGACGCGGCAGACGGCAAAAGAGGGTTTTGTATCATATGACCGCAATCAATCCTTTATTTTCATGGGCTACCCTCTTCCTCATCTTGACGCCCATGATGTTTTGCTTCTGGCGATGATTAACGATGCCATGGGGGCCAATGTTGGTTCCCGGCTCTGGGCCCTGCGTCAGGTGGAAAAACTGGCCTATACGGTATTTTCGCAGTACGGCCTGGATCGCTATGACGGCATTTTCCGAGCGGCGATCGGAACCGATACTTCGAAAGTGAAAACCGCTCTGGCATCCCTTAATCGTGAATTCCGCAAATTGTATGACGGCGGTATCTCCGAAGACGAGCTTACCGATTCCAAGGTTAATATTAAAAACAGCCTGATATATAGAATAGAAGCCAAGGAAAATCGGGCCGGTCAGATGGCGGTAAATGAATATATCGGCTACGGATATAAATTCGTTTATGACATGATGAAAGGCATTCCCGGAGTCACGGTCGCTGAAATGAATCAATTTATTAAGAGCCATTTGAATCCGGATGACCTGTACCTGGCCATTGTAGGCAAGAAATAA
- a CDS encoding Peptidase M16-like protein: MKRKLEGWVVLLILILSFSTAFSFDFSKVENQVKEYQLDNGLKIIVMPRHDAPVASFITMVNVGACDDPKGQAGIAHLFEHMAFKGTKTIGTTDYGKEKKWLDEEDRIYGQIRQEKARLDLADTARLTLLNNELQKVMDSAGQYVKVNEFGQIIEREGGVGLNAGTGYDNTTYYINYPANRAELWMAMESERFIDPVLRELYKEKQVIAEERRMSRESSPMGKLQDELLASAYTAHPYHRSLIGPMSDIQNFNRPDAIAFFKKYYVPKNMVVAIVGDVDPEQMYILAKKYFGRIPAAPKPEPPMTIEAPQTAERRVTVRDKAQPIYFCTFHIPDGRSADMPALEALSDYLGQGRTSLLNKSLVKEKKIAVRAMAFAGFPGNKYPTLFGIMAIPSKDHTNEENEAEVAKLVEKVKTDLISAEDMEKIKARAKATLINGLSSNQGLAMILAYYETVLGDWHRPFHELDRVDALTPDDIKRVANEYLVWDHRTTGLLESETD, encoded by the coding sequence ATGAAACGTAAACTGGAAGGATGGGTAGTGCTTTTGATCCTTATCCTGAGTTTCTCGACCGCATTTTCATTCGATTTTTCAAAAGTTGAAAATCAGGTCAAGGAATATCAGCTTGATAACGGCCTGAAAATTATTGTCATGCCCCGTCATGATGCGCCGGTGGCGTCGTTTATAACGATGGTCAATGTCGGCGCCTGCGACGATCCCAAGGGGCAGGCCGGTATCGCACATCTTTTCGAACATATGGCCTTCAAGGGCACCAAAACTATCGGGACCACCGATTACGGCAAAGAGAAAAAGTGGCTCGATGAAGAAGATCGCATTTACGGCCAAATCCGGCAGGAAAAGGCCCGTCTCGATTTGGCCGATACGGCCCGCCTGACGCTCCTGAATAACGAACTGCAAAAAGTTATGGATTCGGCCGGACAATATGTCAAGGTCAACGAATTCGGCCAGATAATCGAACGCGAAGGCGGTGTCGGCCTGAATGCCGGAACCGGTTATGATAATACCACTTATTATATTAATTATCCCGCCAATCGCGCCGAATTGTGGATGGCGATGGAATCGGAACGGTTTATCGATCCGGTTCTGCGGGAACTGTACAAGGAAAAGCAGGTCATTGCCGAAGAACGCCGGATGAGCCGGGAATCGAGCCCGATGGGCAAACTCCAGGACGAACTTCTGGCCTCGGCCTATACCGCTCATCCCTATCACCGCTCGCTGATCGGCCCGATGTCGGATATTCAGAATTTCAATCGCCCTGACGCGATAGCTTTTTTCAAGAAATATTATGTTCCGAAGAATATGGTGGTGGCGATCGTGGGGGATGTCGATCCCGAACAGATGTACATACTGGCCAAAAAATATTTCGGCCGGATCCCTGCCGCTCCGAAACCGGAACCGCCAATGACGATAGAGGCTCCGCAGACAGCGGAACGACGGGTCACAGTCAGAGATAAGGCCCAGCCGATTTATTTCTGCACCTTTCATATTCCCGACGGCCGGTCCGCCGACATGCCCGCACTTGAGGCGCTGTCCGATTATCTGGGACAGGGACGTACCTCTCTTCTCAACAAGAGTCTCGTGAAAGAGAAAAAGATTGCGGTCCGGGCCATGGCCTTCGCCGGATTTCCTGGGAATAAATATCCGACTCTTTTCGGCATCATGGCTATCCCCTCTAAGGATCACACCAATGAGGAGAACGAAGCCGAAGTCGCCAAACTGGTGGAAAAAGTAAAGACCGATTTGATTTCGGCCGAGGATATGGAAAAAATAAAGGCCCGGGCCAAGGCCACTCTGATCAACGGCCTATCATCCAATCAGGGATTGGCCATGATATTGGCCTATTATGAAACCGTCCTTGGTGACTGGCACCGTCCTTTCCATGAACTGGATCGGGTCGACGCCTTGACGCCAGATGATATCAAACGGGTAGCCAATGAATATCTGGTCTGGGATCACCGCACCACCGGACTTCTTGAATCGGAAACGGACTAA